Proteins from a genomic interval of Nostoc sp. TCL240-02:
- a CDS encoding ISNCY family transposase, protein MTLSFGVMLGFFQRAIPTASFANAEIKDPRLASNATRYSIKDTVLGAFSVFFMQYESFLEHQRQMHSRHGQDNAQNLFGLTQIPTTPQIRNILDEVTAKGLFRVFIWIYQSLHRDGYLKPYHCLGGHLLVTLDGTQYFSSQTIHCECCSSRTHKNGSITYFHSAILPVIVAPGQPQVISLAPEFITPQDGSGKQDSEVAAAKRWINNYASEFKNQPITLLGDDLYSRQPMVEHCLDSGMNFIFTCLPESHTALYDWLNYLENIGEVKTLETFQWHKRSKEIYRYRYVNHLPLRDTQPALGVNWCELTLTRQSDGKVLYQNAFVTCHELTDKTVQSVVSAGRSRWKTENENHNVLKTKGYHLEHNFGHGQHHLACFLLTLNLLSFLFHTVLHLVDKPVPSNPLAARHSSRIISRYPQPHQVFPV, encoded by the coding sequence ATGACACTGAGTTTTGGGGTAATGTTAGGATTTTTTCAAAGAGCGATACCTACGGCGAGCTTCGCTAACGCTGAAATTAAAGACCCAAGGCTTGCTAGTAATGCGACACGCTACAGCATCAAAGATACTGTGCTGGGTGCTTTTTCAGTATTTTTCATGCAGTATGAGTCGTTTTTGGAACATCAGCGTCAAATGCACAGCCGTCATGGGCAAGATAATGCCCAAAACTTGTTTGGCTTGACACAAATTCCGACCACACCTCAAATTCGGAATATTCTGGACGAAGTTACAGCCAAGGGATTATTTCGGGTGTTCATCTGGATTTACCAGTCATTGCACAGGGATGGGTACTTAAAGCCCTATCACTGTCTGGGTGGACATCTGTTGGTGACGTTAGACGGCACTCAGTATTTTAGTTCTCAGACTATTCACTGTGAGTGTTGTTCGAGTCGCACTCATAAAAACGGTAGTATTACTTACTTTCATAGCGCAATTCTGCCTGTAATTGTAGCACCAGGTCAGCCCCAGGTGATTTCCTTAGCCCCTGAGTTCATCACCCCTCAAGATGGGTCTGGAAAACAAGATTCGGAAGTGGCAGCGGCCAAACGATGGATAAATAACTATGCCTCAGAATTCAAAAATCAACCCATCACGCTTTTAGGGGATGACCTCTATAGTCGTCAACCAATGGTTGAACATTGCTTGGATTCTGGGATGAATTTCATCTTCACTTGCCTGCCCGAATCTCATACTGCCCTTTATGATTGGTTAAACTATCTGGAGAACATTGGAGAGGTCAAGACCTTAGAAACATTCCAATGGCACAAACGCTCGAAAGAAATTTACCGCTATCGCTACGTCAATCACCTTCCCTTGAGAGATACCCAACCCGCCTTGGGAGTCAATTGGTGCGAACTCACGCTCACTCGTCAGTCCGATGGCAAAGTTCTTTACCAAAATGCCTTCGTCACTTGCCATGAGCTGACAGATAAGACTGTTCAGTCGGTGGTTAGCGCGGGTAGAAGTCGCTGGAAGACCGAAAATGAAAACCACAATGTTCTCAAAACCAAGGGCTATCATCTAGAACACAATTTTGGACACGGGCAACACCATTTGGCCTGCTTCCTGCTCACCCTCAATCTCTTGTCCTTTCTCTTCCACACCGTTTTGCACTTGGTTGACAAACCCGTGCCTTCAAATCCGCTTGCAGCGCGGCACTCGTCAAGGATTATTTCAAGATATCCTCAGCCTCACCAAGTATTTCCTGTTTGA
- a CDS encoding helix-turn-helix domain-containing protein, whose product MSTGERSENKIKVKMNITVDVTPIAAFRWNEENAQKLRELRDKAGYSRQKLSDAVGVSVAYIQQLETPHVFINKPKKPTQMTVSTEILEKLCAALDGDITSLIWNIDYNS is encoded by the coding sequence ATGTCAACTGGCGAGCGCAGTGAAAATAAAATTAAAGTAAAAATGAATATCACAGTAGATGTAACACCCATCGCTGCGTTTAGGTGGAATGAAGAAAATGCCCAAAAACTCAGGGAGCTAAGAGACAAAGCTGGATATAGTAGACAAAAGCTATCTGATGCTGTGGGAGTTTCTGTGGCTTATATTCAGCAGCTAGAGACTCCTCACGTCTTTATTAACAAACCAAAAAAACCAACTCAGATGACTGTTAGTACAGAAATTCTAGAGAAACTCTGTGCTGCTTTAGATGGGGACATCACTTCACTTATTTGGAACATAGATTACAACAGCTAA
- a CDS encoding DUF5895 domain-containing protein, translating into MTAFDFDSTVHKAYEKTPAAKSIPSPAGIWIAHENQQLAGWYENKELVGGKEYKVLTNKLDENDEKIGIPGALYRQPRILVIGRSPLLYGSDRKVIGVWRKSDGLDKNAYKFAKRHMVIFVDAQNQPLHIALVQITAWGVFQVSFDQQLMAFRETCEQAYASFQGKHHQPKNLLWHSMWVFCPTLKTEKREKGGQTSNACVCSGYEKPTAPNWEDYCIGKKPIAQEIALVHNSISDWWKKGLPNNNLPKHTSHALDRNQLMMESQRLIEALGWGEEKGKQFLIENYGGSIPVFCKEDENQSG; encoded by the coding sequence ATGACAGCTTTTGACTTTGATTCTACGGTACATAAAGCATACGAAAAAACCCCAGCAGCCAAAAGCATTCCTTCACCCGCAGGCATTTGGATTGCTCACGAAAACCAACAGTTAGCAGGGTGGTACGAAAATAAAGAACTAGTTGGTGGTAAAGAGTATAAAGTTCTCACTAACAAGTTGGACGAAAATGATGAAAAGATAGGCATTCCTGGCGCTCTCTATAGACAACCACGAATACTTGTGATTGGGCGATCGCCTTTGCTATACGGAAGCGATAGAAAGGTGATTGGAGTTTGGCGAAAAAGTGATGGTTTGGACAAGAACGCCTACAAATTCGCTAAACGGCACATGGTGATTTTCGTCGATGCCCAAAATCAACCTCTTCATATCGCACTAGTACAAATAACTGCTTGGGGAGTGTTTCAAGTTTCGTTCGATCAGCAATTAATGGCATTTCGTGAAACCTGCGAACAAGCTTACGCAAGTTTCCAAGGCAAACATCACCAACCAAAGAATTTACTTTGGCATTCAATGTGGGTATTTTGTCCCACATTGAAAACAGAGAAACGTGAGAAAGGGGGACAAACTTCCAATGCTTGTGTATGTAGCGGATACGAAAAGCCAACCGCACCCAACTGGGAGGATTATTGTATTGGCAAGAAACCAATAGCTCAAGAAATTGCCCTTGTGCATAATTCCATCAGCGATTGGTGGAAAAAGGGATTGCCTAACAATAACTTACCAAAGCATACATCTCATGCACTGGATCGCAATCAATTGATGATGGAGTCACAACGATTGATTGAAGCTTTGGGTTGGGGAGAGGAAAAGGGCAAACAGTTTCTCATAGAGAATTATGGGGGGAGCATCCCAGTTTTTTGCAAAGAAGACGAAAATCAGTCAGGATAG
- a CDS encoding ISKra4 family transposase (programmed frameshift) has protein sequence MTPEQKQALQKHIQAIAKILYEDTSKEKLTNLAAIEEAVRSQMQKHVMPEVGGFFIETITGTTAGYQRRLKSILGELAITSKQAIELEVAPSTQLSPYLETCCLRVSANVSYEDAASDIKYFTGIEVSHSSQQRLVHRQNFELPTPEQTIEELSVDGGNIRVRTPKGQICAWLGYKAISLHHLGILGTSFQNNQIVIDWVNDQPLASPLTCIGDGHDGIWNIIDQLAPDAQRREILDWFHLIENLHKVGGSQKRLKQAQNLLWKGQVEATIALFTDCKGKQVQNFCRYLDKHRNRIINYEYYQAEEICSIGSGSVESAVKQVDRRTKISGAQWKRENVPQVLAHRCAYLNGLLSV, from the exons ATGACCCCAGAACAAAAGCAAGCTCTTCAAAAACATATTCAGGCGATTGCTAAAATATTGTATGAAGATACGTCAAAAGAAAAGCTCACAAATCTTGCAGCAATTGAAGAAGCAGTGCGGAGTCAAATGCAGAAGCATGTTATGCCAGAAGTAGGGG GTTTTTTTATCGAAACGATTACAGGGACAACCGCAGGATACCAACGACGGCTCAAAAGCATTCTTGGAGAGTTAGCAATAACGAGCAAACAAGCCATTGAATTAGAAGTCGCACCAAGTACTCAACTGAGTCCATATCTAGAAACTTGTTGTTTGAGGGTAAGTGCGAATGTCAGCTATGAAGATGCGGCATCAGACATCAAGTATTTTACGGGCATAGAGGTTTCTCACAGCAGTCAACAGAGATTAGTGCATCGCCAGAATTTTGAGTTGCCAACACCAGAACAGACAATTGAAGAATTAAGCGTCGATGGTGGAAACATCCGTGTCCGAACTCCTAAAGGTCAAATATGTGCATGGCTTGGCTATAAAGCAATTAGCTTACATCATCTCGGAATCTTGGGAACTTCATTTCAGAATAATCAGATTGTGATTGATTGGGTTAATGACCAACCACTGGCTAGCCCACTCACTTGTATTGGTGATGGACATGACGGCATTTGGAATATAATTGACCAATTAGCACCTGATGCACAACGTCGAGAAATACTTGATTGGTTCCATTTAATAGAAAACCTCCACAAAGTTGGGGGTTCACAAAAACGCTTGAAACAAGCACAAAATCTACTATGGAAAGGCCAAGTTGAGGCTACTATTGCCTTATTTACAGATTGTAAAGGCAAACAAGTACAAAACTTTTGCCGTTATCTTGATAAGCATCGCAATCGCATTATCAACTACGAATATTATCAAGCTGAAGAAATTTGTTCAATTGGTTCAGGTTCAGTTGAATCTGCCGTTAAACAGGTTGACCGTCGAACAAAAATTTCCGGGGCACAATGGAAACGAGAAAATGTGCCTCAAGTCCTAGCCCATCGCTGTGCTTACCTCAATGGATTATTGTCAGTTTGA
- a CDS encoding CHAT domain-containing protein yields the protein MRCSQLLQQAQARLRSEFNRFFALQNPAEDLSYTNLEVQAIQKYFQSRHILIKSDAKKANLELNERSRKSLHTANCIHFSCHGYFNIVNPLLSALLLADCYVPEECKPNSNYYIHLKLQDNQVIDLQKCLTLADLFTLNLNKCRLVTLSACETGLTDFRSLSDEYIGLPSGFLIAGASVVVNSLWVVSDSSTAFLMAKFYENLQNQTSVAIALNQAQLWLRDITGAKLWQWIQEKQLPLDPTQKLHFRRIPTNSKPFQHPFHWAAFCAIGQ from the coding sequence GTGAGATGCTCCCAATTACTGCAACAAGCACAAGCAAGGCTTCGCTCTGAGTTTAATCGCTTCTTTGCCCTCCAAAATCCCGCAGAAGACCTCAGTTATACCAACCTAGAAGTGCAAGCTATCCAAAAATATTTTCAATCTCGTCATATCCTGATTAAAAGCGATGCTAAGAAAGCTAATCTTGAGTTGAATGAGCGATCGCGAAAATCTCTTCATACTGCCAACTGCATTCATTTTTCCTGCCACGGTTACTTCAATATCGTAAATCCTCTGCTCTCTGCCCTCCTATTAGCAGATTGCTACGTCCCTGAAGAATGCAAACCCAATTCCAACTACTACATTCACCTGAAACTCCAAGACAATCAGGTTATCGATTTACAAAAATGCCTTACCTTGGCAGATTTATTTACCCTTAACCTTAACAAATGTCGCCTTGTTACCCTATCTGCTTGTGAAACTGGGTTAACCGACTTCAGATCCCTCAGCGACGAGTATATCGGTTTACCTAGTGGTTTTCTCATTGCGGGTGCTTCTGTTGTCGTCAATTCTCTATGGGTAGTAAGTGACTCATCAACTGCCTTTTTAATGGCGAAGTTTTACGAAAATTTACAAAATCAGACTTCAGTGGCGATCGCCCTTAACCAAGCCCAACTTTGGCTGAGGGATATCACTGGAGCTAAATTGTGGCAATGGATTCAAGAAAAACAGCTACCTTTAGACCCAACTCAAAAGTTACACTTTAGAAGAATCCCAACTAATAGCAAGCCATTTCAACACCCTTTCCACTGGGCAGCTTTCTGTGCCATAGGTCAGTAA
- a CDS encoding CHAT domain-containing protein, which yields MSNAKMLIIMIRGILNSLSNWEFQKGQLQIFQQVLEMRQQGDRPSETEALISMADSYNRLGKYTQAQELIEQTLAIVQQASLQQQQRLQSIEAEALKLLGIVYFGQGNFTKAQETAQTALAMHKQLGDRIGEGATLIVVSAALIHLGQHSEAKEALEESLKALREPSSSLDELKWRRFYEGEALAWMGNIEMISGNLEQAARTLEQALAVNRETGNRSYGELNTLCSIAALHSSQGELDKTLESYQQLLSLSREIGYRLYEGIALISIGGVYQAQMHDNQALANYQQALEVFKEIGDRQKEAEIIVAIADIYAKQEQSQRLSLKHYEQALAIARDINNRPIEAKCLYAIGIIRSSLKQYPQAIEAYQEALAIFTEIKNLLGIEGDMALAGLYTLLGQIYSISGPYSEAQECFAQSRTLWQDLLVQVRENSNHETESLILNNLLAAYIASGLNCSSQQQYKQARDDFQKALDLARQLKNKEQEKGLIGQLVVNYWYHGKACEVQRNYEGALKSYQQARKIAKENGLQSWEMHMLLYVGQIFTSRQDFGQALSYQEQALAIAKESNDNSRQIQSFLELGVVYKKLSRYEEALNVYQQAYTLAQEESDRGLAASLLFGIGTIYAIQKQYEQALNAYLQAQEATQNNPLAPFVNNINADNIEEFYLIAQQYSSNIGISPLVDSCTDSLAYYGSDGLKQKFALDNINFLAKKANQTFLTLKGAIFHAMGQLYLNQENYSQAFTYYQQALPILHEAEAVMEGATLGDLAIIYKLQGQYEQALECSRRGLEISRAFNNRINEKDALNSLAIVYWAKGDISLALDTLSQKAEVENETFALNLAIGSEERKRAYIAGQDRSIDTIVTFHLQAVPQNPEASRLAFATVLQRKGRILDAVSDNIQRLRQNLQAEDQTLFDELSLFRNSLADLFYHKQNTLSAEEFKTQVAILKAKIEELEDTLAQRSIEFRTLVQPVMVEAVQALIPVDAALVEFVRYFPFNPKTSSISEAWGSPRYAVAILTCQGNPKWIDLGETTPIDRAVKEFRDKLRNRQNQLSDLQESVQALHNLLIPRIQTELGDIRHLLIAPDSQLNLIPFAALVDSQNQCLGDIYTISYLTSGRDLLRLQVEGSDRPIQQDAVIIANSDLHGMHIETKAIASFLQNALLLKDSQAIKETLKQYSPTILHIAAHGFFSRSTDDPVLNENPLLRCGLVLTGDNTDRKDNEKVVLTALEVTGLNLRGTRLVVLSACETGLGGVLDGEGVYGLRRAFVIAGAQSQMVSLWNVDDLPTTFLIINFYDRLSHQHSYPNLEAGSVAIALNQAQLWLKNLTKRDLEKWIEEKQLLLDPTMRMNLRRRLYKLEDDAKPFKSPFYWAAFCAIS from the coding sequence ATGAGCAATGCCAAAATGCTTATAATTATGATTCGGGGAATCCTGAATTCTCTCAGCAATTGGGAATTTCAGAAAGGACAATTGCAGATTTTCCAGCAGGTTTTAGAGATGCGGCAGCAAGGCGATCGCCCAAGTGAGACAGAAGCACTGATCAGCATGGCTGACTCCTACAATCGCTTGGGTAAATACACTCAAGCGCAGGAATTGATTGAGCAAACCTTAGCAATTGTCCAACAGGCTAGTCTCCAGCAACAGCAGCGTCTCCAATCGATTGAAGCAGAAGCCCTCAAACTGCTGGGAATAGTTTATTTTGGGCAAGGGAATTTTACCAAAGCACAAGAGACTGCACAAACAGCCTTAGCAATGCACAAACAGTTAGGCGATCGCATAGGGGAGGGAGCAACATTGATTGTTGTGAGTGCAGCTTTGATTCATCTGGGGCAACACTCTGAGGCTAAGGAGGCGTTAGAAGAATCGCTTAAAGCCTTAAGAGAACCAAGTTCTTCACTCGATGAACTAAAGTGGCGGCGGTTTTACGAGGGTGAAGCTTTAGCTTGGATGGGAAATATTGAGATGATCTCAGGAAATCTTGAACAGGCAGCAAGGACGCTAGAGCAAGCTTTAGCAGTGAATCGAGAGACGGGTAATCGCTCCTATGGTGAATTGAATACTTTGTGTTCTATTGCTGCGCTTCACAGTAGTCAAGGAGAGTTGGATAAAACATTAGAAAGCTATCAGCAATTACTGAGTCTCAGCAGAGAGATTGGTTATCGTTTGTATGAAGGTATTGCGTTGATTTCTATTGGAGGAGTATATCAGGCACAAATGCATGACAATCAAGCATTAGCTAACTATCAACAAGCCTTAGAAGTTTTTAAAGAGATTGGCGATCGCCAAAAAGAAGCCGAAATAATTGTGGCGATCGCAGATATTTATGCAAAACAAGAACAATCTCAACGACTATCATTAAAACATTATGAGCAGGCTTTAGCAATAGCTAGAGACATTAATAATCGCCCGATAGAAGCTAAATGTTTGTATGCAATTGGTATTATCAGAAGTTCGCTAAAGCAATACCCTCAAGCAATCGAAGCTTATCAAGAAGCTTTAGCAATTTTTACAGAGATTAAAAATCTTTTGGGTATAGAAGGCGATATGGCTCTTGCAGGGCTTTATACGTTACTCGGACAGATTTATAGCATCTCTGGACCTTATTCTGAAGCGCAGGAATGTTTCGCTCAAAGTCGAACACTTTGGCAAGACTTGTTAGTGCAAGTGAGAGAAAACAGCAATCATGAGACAGAGAGTTTAATTCTTAATAATCTTTTGGCTGCGTATATTGCTTCTGGACTGAACTGTTCATCTCAACAGCAATATAAGCAAGCTAGAGATGATTTTCAAAAGGCGTTAGACTTAGCCAGACAACTTAAGAACAAAGAGCAAGAGAAAGGATTGATAGGGCAACTTGTGGTTAACTATTGGTATCATGGTAAGGCTTGTGAAGTGCAACGAAACTATGAGGGCGCGTTAAAAAGTTATCAGCAAGCTCGGAAAATTGCTAAAGAGAATGGTTTGCAATCCTGGGAAATGCATATGCTTCTTTATGTCGGACAAATCTTCACTTCCAGGCAGGATTTTGGTCAGGCATTGAGTTACCAGGAGCAAGCACTAGCGATCGCCAAAGAGAGTAACGATAATTCTAGACAAATTCAGTCGTTTTTAGAACTGGGAGTTGTTTACAAAAAATTGTCACGTTACGAAGAGGCATTAAATGTCTATCAACAGGCATATACCCTAGCACAAGAAGAGAGCGATCGGGGATTGGCTGCCAGTCTGCTTTTTGGTATTGGTACCATCTATGCTATCCAAAAACAATATGAACAGGCATTGAATGCTTACCTGCAAGCTCAGGAAGCTACGCAAAATAATCCACTTGCTCCGTTTGTGAATAATATCAATGCAGATAATATAGAAGAGTTTTACTTAATTGCACAGCAATATAGTTCAAATATAGGAATTAGTCCGTTGGTAGACAGTTGCACTGATTCACTGGCTTATTATGGTTCAGACGGACTTAAACAAAAATTCGCCCTCGATAACATCAATTTTTTAGCAAAAAAAGCCAATCAAACTTTCCTAACTTTGAAAGGGGCAATTTTTCATGCAATGGGGCAACTTTATCTTAATCAAGAAAACTACAGCCAAGCTTTTACATATTATCAACAGGCGCTCCCAATCCTTCATGAAGCTGAAGCTGTGATGGAAGGTGCAACTCTCGGCGATCTTGCGATTATTTATAAGCTTCAAGGACAATACGAGCAAGCGTTAGAATGCTCTCGACGTGGATTAGAGATTAGCCGAGCATTTAACAATCGCATTAATGAGAAAGACGCTCTCAACTCTTTGGCAATAGTTTACTGGGCAAAGGGAGACATTTCACTAGCTTTGGATACTTTAAGTCAAAAAGCCGAAGTGGAAAACGAAACCTTTGCGCTTAATCTCGCCATTGGATCGGAAGAGCGTAAACGGGCATACATTGCAGGGCAAGATCGCTCTATTGATACAATTGTCACTTTCCATCTGCAAGCTGTTCCACAAAATCCGGAAGCTTCTAGACTGGCGTTCGCCACTGTTCTGCAACGTAAAGGACGCATCTTGGATGCAGTTTCAGACAACATACAACGGTTACGCCAAAATCTTCAAGCTGAAGATCAAACGTTATTTGACGAATTGAGTTTATTCCGCAACAGTTTAGCGGATCTTTTTTATCACAAACAAAATACTCTTTCGGCAGAAGAATTTAAAACCCAGGTAGCAATTTTAAAAGCGAAAATTGAAGAATTAGAAGATACATTGGCGCAACGCAGTATCGAGTTTCGCACTCTTGTCCAACCTGTAATGGTCGAAGCAGTCCAAGCGTTGATTCCGGTAGATGCTGCGTTAGTGGAATTTGTGCGATACTTTCCTTTTAATCCCAAAACCAGTTCTATCTCCGAAGCATGGGGTTCTCCTCGCTACGCAGTAGCAATTCTGACCTGCCAGGGAAACCCCAAATGGATTGACCTTGGCGAAACAACACCAATCGATCGGGCTGTCAAAGAGTTTAGAGATAAACTACGGAATCGGCAAAACCAGTTGTCTGACTTACAAGAAAGCGTTCAAGCACTCCACAATTTGCTCATACCCAGGATTCAGACAGAATTGGGCGACATTCGCCATTTGCTTATTGCTCCAGATAGCCAGCTTAATCTCATTCCTTTTGCTGCTTTAGTCGATTCACAAAATCAGTGTTTAGGCGATATCTACACTATTAGCTATCTGACCTCTGGGCGTGACTTATTGCGATTGCAAGTTGAAGGGAGCGATCGCCCAATTCAACAAGATGCTGTGATAATTGCTAATTCAGACCTTCATGGAATGCACATTGAAACAAAAGCGATCGCTTCTTTTCTCCAAAATGCACTACTGCTAAAAGACAGCCAAGCAATTAAAGAAACGTTGAAGCAGTATTCTCCCACCATTCTCCACATTGCAGCCCACGGCTTTTTTAGTCGGTCTACAGACGACCCAGTTCTCAACGAGAATCCACTTTTACGTTGTGGTCTAGTACTGACAGGAGACAACACCGATCGCAAAGACAATGAAAAGGTTGTGTTAACAGCTCTGGAAGTGACAGGACTAAATTTGCGCGGCACTCGTTTGGTAGTACTCTCTGCCTGTGAAACAGGGCTAGGGGGTGTTTTGGACGGCGAGGGAGTGTACGGATTGCGTCGAGCCTTCGTCATTGCTGGGGCCCAAAGCCAAATGGTGAGCCTGTGGAATGTGGATGACTTGCCCACAACTTTTTTAATAATCAATTTCTACGATCGTCTGAGCCACCAGCATTCTTATCCAAATCTAGAAGCCGGCTCAGTTGCGATCGCGCTTAATCAAGCTCAACTCTGGTTAAAGAATTTGACTAAGAGGGATTTGGAAAAATGGATTGAAGAAAAACAGTTACTATTAGACCCGACGATGAGGATGAATCTGCGTCGTCGTCTTTATAAATTAGAGGATGATGCTAAACCTTTTAAATCGCCTTTCTACTGGGCAGCGTTTTGTGCAATTAGTTAG